A portion of the Macaca mulatta isolate MMU2019108-1 chromosome 4, T2T-MMU8v2.0, whole genome shotgun sequence genome contains these proteins:
- the TSPYL4 gene encoding testis-specific Y-encoded-like protein 4 (The RefSeq protein has 1 substitution compared to this genomic sequence), with the protein MSGLDGGNKLPLAQTGDLAAPDHASGDPVLDQCQVLHEETEATQVMANTGGGSLETAAEGGASRDPVDCGPALRVPVAGSRGCVATKAGQEDAPPSTKGLEAASASEAADNSQKNGCQLGEPRGPAGQKALEACGAGGLGSQMIARKKAKEVTTKKCAMSAAVEKEGEAGAVMEEKKVVQKEKKVAGGVKEETRPRAPKINNCMDSLEAIDQELSNVNAQADRAFLQLERKFGRMRRLHMQRRSFIIQNIPGFWVTAFRNHPQLSPMISGQDEDMLRYMINLEVEELKHPRAGCKFKFIFQGNPYFRNEGLVKEYERRSSGRVVSLSTPIRWHRGQDPQAHIHRNREGNTIPSFFNWFSDHSLLEFDRIAEIIKGELWPNPLQYYLMGEGPRRGIRGPPRQPVESARSFRFQSG; encoded by the coding sequence ATGAGCGGCCTGGATGGGGGCAACAAGCTCCCTCTCGCCCAAACCGGCGACCTGGCTGCTCCCGACCATGCCTCAGGAGATCCGGACCTAGACCAGTGCCAAGTGCTCCATGAAGAAACCGAGGCGACACAGGTGATGGCGAACACAGGTGGGGGCAGCCTGGAGACCGCTGCGGAGGGAGGTGCATCCCGGGATCCTGTTGACTGCGGCCCCGCGCTCCGCGTCCCAGTTGCCGGGAGTCGCGGCTGTGTGGCGACCAAAGCCGGGCAGGAGGATGCTCCACCTTCTACGAAAGGTCTGgaagcagcctctgcctccgaggCTGCTGATAACAGCCAGAAAAATGGCTGTCAGCTTGGAGAGCCCCGTGGCCCTGCTGGGCAGAAGGCTCTAGAAGCCTGTGGCGCAGGGGGGTTGGGGTCTCAGATGATAGCCAGGAAGAAGGCCAAGGAAGTGACGACTAAAAAGTGCGCCATGTCAGCAGCGGTGGAAAAGGAGGGAGAAGCAGGGGCGGTGATGGAGGAAAAGAAGGtagtgcagaaggaaaaaaaggtggCAGGAGGGGTGAAAGAGGAGACACGGCCCAGGGCCCCGAAGATCAATAACTGCATGGACTCGCTGGAGGCCATCGATCAAGAGTTGTCAAACGTAAATGCCCAGGCTGACAGGGCCTTCCTTCAGCTTGAGCGCAAGTTTGGCCGTATGCGAAGACTCCACATGCAGCGCAGAAGTTTCATTATCCAAAATATCCCAGGTTTCTGGGTCACTGCCTTTCGAAACCACCCCCAGCTGTCACCTATGATCAGTGGCCAAGATGAAGACATGCTGAGGTACATGATCAATTTGGAGGTGGAGGAGCTTAAACACCCCAGAGCAGGCTGCAAATTCAAGTTCATCTTTCAGGGCAACCCCTACTTCCGAAATGAGGGGCTCGTCAAGGAATATGAGCGCAGATCCTCCGGGCGAGTGGTGTCTCTTTCCACTCCAATCCGCTGGCACCGAGGCCAAGATCCCCAGGCTCATATCCACAGAAACCGGGAAGGGAACACTATCCCTAGTTTCTTCAACTGGTTTTCAGACCACAGCCTTCTAGAATTCGACAGAATTGCAGAGATTATCAAAGGAGAACTGTGGCCCAATCCCCTACAATACTACCTGATGGGTGAAGGGCCCCGTAGAGGAATTCGAGGCCCACCAAGGCAGCCAGTGGAGAGCGCCAGATCCTTCAGGTTCCAGTCTGGTTAA